TGGGTGTATTGGCGCCGAACCTGGCCGCCATGCTGTGTTTGGCCTGGACAGCCCAGCCGACAGACCGAGGATCATGCCACTAGCCTGCAGGGCAACCCCAGCCAAAGGCCCAATAAagcttgttttaaatgaaaacaaacgtTATTGACATTTTCGCTAGCGTGGCCCCATGAGGCTGGactggaagcccagctcccagcacGTGCCATGGCCTCCAGAGCAGCCCAGGACTGGGCAGAGAGCCCGGGCACCTGGGGAACAGGAGGGCTGCTGGGATCTATTTACTGAACTGTTGTCACAAAGCTCCAATCTGCTGGGGAAAGTGTTTGAGGGGGCAGAACTCATCTGCGTTCCgcaccagcctccctgctctgccccgtcTGCGCAGGCTGCGTCGGAAACAACAGGCCGCTCACCTCCCTGCTTACACAGGCAGCTCGTTCACGTTCCCTGCCACGTGGCCAACCAAACAAGCCACCAGACGTGTGGCATGGCCTGAATCCCAGAGCCAGGGTTGACGAGGAGGGGGGAACCCGGTACAAATTACcgtggtccggaagggggcccaggggcCCGGCTTTCCCCCcttctcgtcggccctgtttagccggtccgcccttgctggggagACCTGTACGAGAGGTGCTCAGGGTAGGAAAAGCCACATGGCTTTTCTACAGGAGACTGAGtaacctctgcagctccccctccctgcccgcccCCAATCCTCAGCTGCTTTAGAAGGTAGCTCAGGATCGCTATCCCCCACGTTACAAATGGGAACGGTGAGACACACAGAAAGGAAGGGACTTGGCTAAGGTCCGTGGCGgagtcaggactagaacccaggtgttccAGTTCCCAGCAGTGCCAAGTGCACTATCAGGAAGCAAAGTTTCTGGTCTGTTCTTGCTGTGGCCAAGTGGTGTTGTCCGTCCTTAGCGCATGTCTTTCTTGTTACTGCGTTCAGGCCGCCAGCCCGGCCTGTCACAGCAGCACCGCTCGTGAGTCCAGCGGCGTCCGTCGCCAGCCACGCTGCTCGTCTGGGCGAAGTGTCACGCCCAGCAGACCCCATCTGGACGGTGAGGGGTGCCTGAACTGCATGTTCCTGCGGCAGGGCGGGGATGGCCAGAGGCCACCAGTGTCTTCCAAGGCAtctggctggagcaggagcagaaggCCAGAAAACCCCCTGAGAACTTGTTCCAGGGAGGGGGCAAGGCCTCAGCTAGAGAAGCCAGATGGGGGGCACGTCTCTAACCAGATCTCATGAGCTTCCCCCATCACTGGGTGTGACGAATTggaactgttcttaatgtggtctgtgaatgctgagaagggagtgtggctaggatggtctgcattggaggatgggagactggccgagggagaatacctgagcatgtaacatgagaacccaggaaggggttagaggtcaggtgacacctttgcccgggaaacggaccaaaggggagagggagtttcagagctggctggtggaatggctgggaggcagacaggactctgacctcccaagggggctatggtgccctgggaccccaagatgtaCCTAAttgggggggtcctgttgtctgtgtctgcaagacctatcttggactgtgttcctgtcatctaaataaaccttctgctttactggctggctgagagtcatggtgaattgcaggaagccgggggtgcagggcctggtgtccccccacactccgtgacactggGTTACAGCAGAGACGAGCACGAACCAAACCCCGAGCTGGGGGGAGGCTCCAACTTGGGGATGGGGAAAGCAGATTGAAACACCCAGCGCACGTAGTAGTGCCgggttccctccccccgccccccccccccatggcacccAGGGGTGCCCCGTTTAACTAAAGGGATGGTTCCAGTTAACATATACTCACCCGTACAAGCTGAACTGTTATGAGCCAGGTTTAACCCGACATTGGACCagcctcacagtgctttgctcTGGTTTTGTTAAATCAGTCTCACTGTTAAGTAAGCTGTGCGTGCGGACCGGGCCTGGGACACTTTGGCCTCCTGGAGTGGCTGGTTCTCTGGCCTGAGCCTTACAGTGAGCATAAAACCAATGGGgcaagtgcagcagcagctttctGAGCCTGCGGCTCTCCCAAGAGCAGGGCAGTCTGCTGTGCCCAAGAGCATGGGGCCCAGGGACCTGTAGCAGAGAAAGCTGTGAAACAGACCTCTCCTAACTTCGGAGAGACCGAAGTGGGCTCCTGAAATGGACATTGATTGGATTCTTCTCAGTCACGGCCAATGCCCGGATCAGGGTGTGCCACCGGGGAAGGGTGGGGTGCAGACCCCAGAAGGATGTGTCCGTGAGGTACTCGCTGTTTGCCGCCCCGTGGTGGGCTAGTGGAGCTGGCGATGGTACATCAATGACGGTGCCTACCAGGGAACATTGCACTGTGTGCGATGTCTGGATACATGGGTGAAAGGCAGCAGGATGGTGACTCCAACGCTGGGGACAAAAAGGGTAGGGGTGGATGGGGTGCTTAGTTCTGGGAGGGCATCATGACGGCCGTGACTCTgagctgggactggggctggctTTTCTGCCACCCAGAACCCTGTGCTCCTCAGCTTTGGCCCGGGATCGATTCTGACTGGCTGACTGCAACGTCCCTAGTCCCTGGGGTGTTAACGGAACCCAGGAGGCCAGCCTGTCCTCCACTGCTGATGTCGGTCAGCGGACACAGGAGCCAGCTTAGGTTGTCTATGAAGCGTGGAAGCCAGGGGCAGAAAAGAATCAAATATtcttgtgcggggggggggggggggggggcaggagtgttaaaggctctggggctgcccattaatttcatttggtggcccctagttcttatattatggtggtaaataacttccttattcactttctaagAATCCAGTCAGCGGCAGCAGGGCTGCTCTGGGGAGGattaggctggggcagggcagttcGTCTGCCATGCGGCCTGCTGCCTGTCAGAGCTTTCCAGCCTAGGCCCCCCACACTGCAGAGAGCCCTTTGCTGGGCCTAGGCTCCCACGCCCCCTGGCCCGGGCTTAACCGGCCTGTAGGTACCTCCCCAGCTTACACAGGGCTCTGGCCTGGAGGGCGTCTGCACAGAGAGCAGAATCAAGGGCCCTCTGAGCATCCCAATCACTGGTGCTTTGGCTGTGTCTCAGCTGGTGGGGGGCAGTGCTAGGGGGCGGCTCTCTGGGCCATGGCAGAACTGCACGAGTGACAGGGGAATGCCAGGTTCTCCTTGTGGTGGCCTGGGGCCTGCTCTCTTGGTCATGGCGGAGCAGCAGGAGTGACCGGGCAATGCCAGGTTCTCCTTGGGGCAGTGCCATGGGGCAGCCTGGggcctgctctctgggctgtgggggagctgggagggcagtggggattAGTGATGAGGGGGTGGCACTATGAGGCCTGGTCTCCAGGCTTTGCCAGAGCCAGCTGGTTTTTGCCCCAGTTCTGCAGAGGGCGGCTGCCAAACCCCACATGGTGCTGAGGGCACCATGTTCCCAGTCACAACCTGGTCTTCCTGGCCCACTCCAAGCAGGGCCCTAGATCAGCGCCTACACCTGCTGTCTTTGCCCCAATAACTGCCCCACCCTCTGGAATCCAAACAGCAGCCAGCACCCGCACCGGCCCAGCAGGCTGTGCTCACCAGCTGAGTCACCCAGATAGAGTCCCCATGTCCAGGAGCCACAGGGCTGCCCTTCCACACAAGGGAGATAGCGCCCGGGTCCTCCATGCACTGCCCACGTGGACGCTTATCTCAGCATTCATCTCTGCCCATGTGAGTGTGAaccggggtgggggctgtgctgcACTACTGCTGGGGTGTGTGGTGCTTTACTGAACCCACGAGATGTGGCCCTGGTTCCACTGCCTTTCCTGCTCCTAGTgacctgctggggctggggggggggggtgtcctctgGTGGCTGTGGTGGGGACAAgaccctgagcagctcaggctGGCTGGCAGTTCTAGTTCATTAGTAGAAGGCTGGCCCTGGCTCCCTgggtgtctgtgcagtgcctggcaccacGGGGCCTGCTCTGAGCTATTAGGGGGATCCCACAGACATGGGGATAGAGGCACAGCCCTCCTCTGAAGTGCAGATACCCTAGCAGGGGCCGAAGGCTGACGTCAGCCGCTCAGAACCGCTCTAGGAAAACCCACCCATGTGCTAGCACGCAGATGCCTTCCGGAGTACCTGAGGAGGCTGGTTCCTGTTGGctgggcgtggtgtggaacaggGAAAGTAGAGGAGTGTCCCTGGGCGCCAGGAGGGTAGAGACCCAGGAGCAGAGCTCACGTTTTCAGGAGGATGGGCTCCTGCATTTGTATATTGCTGCTCGGGTCACTGGGTGCTGCTGGGTGCCAGAGAGCGGAGAGAAGGGAGCTAACACAGCACTATGGAGTGCATGAGCAAACACATCCAAGAATGCAAATGTCTGAGCCAAAAGCGGCTCTCTCCCCCAGCGAAAGCTGGGCTGGGAACAGCCAGCAGGCCCAGCTTGAGGGACCTCATAGAAAATTGCTGGCTGTCTGGTGAGAGGCCGAGTACCTTGGGCCAGGGACCATGCCTTGCTTGGTGTCTCTGAGCCCAGTCAGCACTTTGCTCAgcattggtgggggtgggggcccgcaaggacaCTGGGATGCAGTGTGCATTATAAACATCCCCATGTCCAGTGAGAGCTCCGATTGGGGCCTGCAGTGCAAGGAGCCCCTGTGCAGCTGATAGACTGTGTAAATGTCATGCACACGCACAACGCTGAGCCATAACTCTGCTTCTCCCACTCAACAGCCACGCCAGCTGACACACAGTAGTAGCAGTAGTAGGCCTCTTATCCTGGGTGTGGGCCCAGCCCACTAGATGGCAGCATCGCACTCTCAGCCACAGACCCACAAAGCCAGGACATTACACACTATACCTGCACAGAGCACGCTACCTGGCGGGCCCCCCGCTCTAGCACTGCCCCGAGCTCAGTAGCTCTGCACCCGTGTTCAATATACGCTCACGATTCGCTGCCATGATGCAAGTGCCTGTTCTGCAGGAGGAGGGACCCCATCTCTCCCCAGGCACTCATGGTACACATCTGGTCATGGTACCCACCCAGCCCTCTAGCGTGTGCAGTTTCGGTACTCCTGGGGAAAACACACCTGTACCAAGCGCACATGATGGCCGCCAGGGCTATGATCCGGTTATGCATCCCAGAGCACTCTGGCACAAAAGCTGCTGCCCACAGGGGCAATaacatctgcaaacacttggaaggtggtaaggtgatagggaacagccaacatggatttgtaaagaacaaatcatgtcaaaccaatctgatagctttcttcgataggataacgagtcttgtggataagggagaagctgtggatgtagactttagtaaggcatttgatacagtctcgcatgatattcttatcgataaactaggcaaatacaatttagatggggctactataaggtgggtgcataactggctggataaccgtactcactcctgctggaaaggcataacaagtggggttccgcaggggtctgttttgggactggctctgttcaatatcttcattaacgacttagatattggcatagaaagtatgcttattaagtttgcggatgataccaaactgggagggattgcaactgctttggaggacagggtcataattcaaaatgatctggacaaattggagaaatggtctgagttaaacaggatgaagtttaacaaagacaaatgcaaagtgctccacttaggggggaaaaaaatcagtttcacacatacagaatgggaagagactgtctaggaaggagtatggcagaaagggatctaggggttatagtggaccacaagctaaatatgagtcaacagtgtgatgctgttgcaaaaaaagcaaacgtgattctgggatgtattaacaggtgtggtgtgagcaagacatgagaagtcattcttccgctctactctgctctggttaggcctcagctggagtattgtgtccagttctgggcaccgcatttcaagaaagatgtggagaaattggaaagggtccagagaagagcaacaagaatgcttaaaggtcttgagaacatgacctatgaagaagaacaggagtacttgtggcaccttagagactaacacatttattagagcataagctttcatggactacagcccacttcttcggatgcatatagaagaagtgggctgtagtccacgaaagcttatgctctaataaatttgttagtctctaaggtgccacaagtactcctgttcttctttttgcggatacagactaacacggctgttactctgaaacttgacctatgaaggaaggctgaaagaattgggtttgtttagtttggaagagaagactgagaggggacatgatagcagttttcaggtatttaaaagggtgtcataaggaggagggagaaaacttgttcaccttagcctctaaggatagaacaagaagcaatgggcttaaactgcagcaggggaggccttggttggacattaggaaaaagttcctaactgtcagggtggttaaacactggaataaattgcttagggaggttgtggaatctccatctctggagatatttaagagtaggttagataaatgtctatcagggatggtctagacagtatttggtcctgccatgcaggcaggggactggactcgatgacctctcgaggtcccttccagtccttgaatctatgaatctataaaccctTGTTGCATCCCTTGGGGGGAGCAGCATCTTCTTAAGGCCCTTCCTCTTAGGCACCTTCGGCTTGCACATGCAGCTACCAGCCGCCAGGGGGCGCCCTGTACCTGCGAGGAAGGGAGGGAACCACCAGCAGACGCCATTGGAAGCTGTTGGGAGTCGAAAGTCAAAACATGTTTTGGTGGAAGCTTATGTAACTCTGGTTAAGAAGCGACCTACTTCTGGGGTGCTGTAGCTCCTGGGCGCAGCCTCGAACCTGCCATCGTTTGGGCGTTATTAGCGAGAATTGTTTTGTTTCACATGCACATTTTTACACTCGCTTTGGCAGCCGGGTTTGGCGCACTTGCAAGCCGGGGGAAAAGGCTAAAAGCTGTTTTATTTTCGCGATCAACAAGACGAcggcccggggccggggccgggttCCTTTGCTTGGCATGTCGCCCCTTGAACCGGGTGTGACTGAAATATTGCAAGCTGCAGAAATCTCGGGGTGGGGGTTGGTATTGGAATGCCGGACACTTGCATGTCCAATGACGCAATGTTTTTGCAACATGCAAAACGACCCTCACCATCCGTGTAGACAGTGTGTATTGGGGGTAAAAGCCTGGGGGTGGTTAGTAGCGCCGGGGGTCTACACGCACCAGGTTCCAGCAGAGAACTAGGCTGCTAGCAAAGCTcttgcgggggggggcgggcggagcTCTCCAGGGCATGTGTGTAGGAAAAATTCTGCACCGCGGAGTTACCCTCCCCCCGGGCCCTGTACCCTCTACCGACACACTGTTTGCAAAGCGGGGGGCACGGAAAGCGCTGAGCTCCCTGCGCTCGCCCCAGGGTTCAGGGCGGGGACATGGCAGAGCCGCAGCCTCGCCTCGCCCCACCCAGCCGCAGCCTGACACCATGTGACGCCAGCAGGAGCCTCCTATATAAGGCAGCGGCGCTCGGACAGCCCCCCACTGGTGGCTAGATCCCGGCCTGTGACTGTAGTGTGCTCGTCCGGTCCCTGCCCGTCCACCTGCCCTGCGTCCTGCGCGCGGCCCATGGTTGGCTCCCTTAACCCACTGCGCGCCCTGCCGATCCCGAGCGACGAGAGCCCGCTATCCCTGCGCGCCGCGGCCCTGGCCATGAGCACCGAGCTCTACCAGTCCGCCATGGAGGTGGCCGTGTACCAGCTGCACAACTTCTCCATTTCCTTCTTCTCCTCGCTGCTCGGCGGGGACGTGGTCTCCGTCAAGCTGGACAACAGGTAGCgcccgggccgggctggggggctccacgcggggggcgccgggctggggggagctggccGGAGTGGGGCTCGCTGCTAACCGGCCGCCGCTTTCTTGTGTCTTTCAGCGCCTCCGGAGCCAGCGTGGTGGCGATTGACAACAAGATCGAGCAGGCGATGGTGAGCACGGGCGGGGTCACTCCGCGGGTAGGGTTCACATCCCTGGGCTGATGCATTAGGGCTCGCGCCTGCCCCCTTCCCCGGGATCGCTGCGGGGCGCACTTCGTCTTCCGCTGGCGAAGCTCACTGACCGCTGCAGCGCGCCG
This genomic interval from Malaclemys terrapin pileata isolate rMalTer1 chromosome 9, rMalTer1.hap1, whole genome shotgun sequence contains the following:
- the TSC22D3 gene encoding TSC22 domain family protein 3 isoform X2, which codes for MVGSLNPLRALPIPSDESPLSLRAAALAMSTELYQSAMEVAVYQLHNFSISFFSSLLGGDVVSVKLDNSASGASVVAIDNKIEQAMDLVKNHLMYAVREEVEILKEQIKELVEKNSQLERENSLLKTLASPEQLEKFQSRLPAEVLSAEEQGGAATPAQHTRGSAV